The Pseudobacteroides sp. genome window below encodes:
- the ruvC gene encoding crossover junction endodeoxyribonuclease RuvC codes for MIIMGIDPGVAITGYGIVKYEGNKFSVIDYGAVTTEAKELLPKRLLILNSMLEELILKNKPDFVAVEELFFNKNIKTALTVGHGRGAALLSAARLGVEVFEYTPLQVKQAVAGYGRAEKSQVQQMVKIILNLPSVPKPDDVADALAIAICHGHSYNMLSRL; via the coding sequence TTGATTATAATGGGGATTGACCCTGGAGTTGCAATAACGGGATATGGTATAGTAAAATATGAGGGGAACAAATTTTCGGTTATAGATTATGGTGCAGTTACAACCGAAGCAAAAGAGCTGCTTCCTAAAAGGCTTCTTATATTAAACAGTATGCTGGAGGAACTGATTTTAAAAAACAAACCTGATTTTGTGGCAGTAGAAGAATTGTTTTTCAATAAGAATATTAAAACCGCATTAACAGTAGGCCATGGACGAGGAGCGGCACTTTTATCGGCTGCCAGACTTGGTGTAGAGGTCTTTGAATACACGCCTCTTCAGGTAAAACAGGCTGTGGCAGGGTATGGACGTGCGGAGAAGTCACAGGTACAGCAGATGGTTAAGATTATTCTAAATCTGCCCTCTGTCCCAAAGCCTGATGATGTGGCAGATGCTTTAGCCATTGCCATTTGCCATGGACACTCCTACAACATGTTAAGCAGGCTATAG
- the ruvA gene encoding Holliday junction branch migration protein RuvA: MIAYIKGSLELKHNDYMVIDVNGIGYRVNTSLTTIEKAGAVGDDVKLYTHLYVREDIMSLYGFITREELNMFEMLISVSGVGPKAALAVISSVPVTKFGLAIITDDVKTLTKAPGIGNKMAQRIILELKDKIKKEQLVETADQVGWPAQTGNDNSRADEAISALVVLGYTPLEASKAVNSVYSEDMDLESIVKNALKSLVR, translated from the coding sequence ATGATCGCATATATAAAGGGAAGTTTGGAACTTAAGCATAATGATTATATGGTTATAGATGTAAATGGTATAGGATACCGGGTAAATACATCCCTTACCACAATTGAAAAGGCAGGAGCTGTGGGAGATGATGTAAAGTTATATACGCATCTTTATGTGAGAGAAGATATTATGAGCCTTTACGGTTTTATCACCAGGGAAGAGCTCAATATGTTTGAAATGCTGATATCAGTTTCAGGGGTAGGGCCTAAAGCTGCATTGGCTGTTATTTCCTCGGTGCCTGTTACAAAATTTGGTCTTGCTATTATTACAGACGATGTCAAGACGCTTACAAAGGCTCCCGGGATAGGCAACAAGATGGCTCAGAGAATAATTCTGGAGCTTAAAGACAAGATAAAGAAGGAGCAGCTTGTAGAAACAGCTGATCAGGTTGGCTGGCCAGCACAAACCGGAAATGATAATTCAAGGGCAGATGAGGCAATAAGTGCTCTTGTGGTTCTGGGTTATACACCGTTGGAAGCCAGCAAAGCTGTTAATTCAGTATATTCGGAGGATATGGATCTGGAGTCAATAGTTAAAAATGCATTGAAGAGCCTTGTAAGATAA